The following are from one region of the Silene latifolia isolate original U9 population chromosome 9, ASM4854445v1, whole genome shotgun sequence genome:
- the LOC141598842 gene encoding F-box/FBD/LRR-repeat protein At1g13570-like encodes MACSKSAKNTVDFFSNAPDIVIDKILESLPIRMAARTSVLSKQWRHAWLSLKSLIFNYDFWAELADRDEPVDWRKGSQIISDILFCHIGPVHDLELFMPYEACRNRMNNRQWICFLSKNGVRKVVIRNRYVKMDITTYIFRCSELVHLELSVFNLNSPPTDFIGFPYLKHLLLEGIMFIKQSTFSSLIENCRMLETLKLVNWSGMDHIVIDTPSLQTLILSGDFESLAFRNVRSLKSISLCLKTLPKKPRVETVDAVNPASSSQLQSIEFDGHLFLAAGDIIRPPVTFIHLHELCLSNLNLSDFGVSRYLLYMIECCPYIKKLDIAVLPGENVGQDMLDYNYSNKLVHLLEVNITGITGTSAELKLVEYLFAVSPVLKNLFFKSGYIDIESQLNMSQSLMRFPRASAKASLVCLKK; translated from the exons ATGGCTTGTTCCAAGTCTGCTAAAAACACGGTGGATTTTTTCAGCAATGCTCCGGATATTGTGATTGATAAAATCCTTGAAAGCTTGCCTATTCGCATGGCTGCACGGACAAGCGTGTTGTCCAAACAATGGAGACATGCTTGGTTGTCGCTAAAGAGCCTCATCTTTAATTATGATTTCTGGGCGGAGCTAGCAGATAGGGATGAGCCTGTGGATTGGCGAAAAGGCAGCCAAATTATTAGCGATATACTCTTCTGTCACATTGGTCCTGTTCATGACTTAGAACTTTTTATGCCATATGAGGCATGTAGGAATCGTATGAATAACAGGCAGTGGATATGTTTTCTATCTAAAAACGGGGTCAGAAAGGTCGTAATTAGAAATCGGTATGTTAAAATGGATATTACTACTTATATCTTCCGGTGCAGCGAGTTAGTACACCTTGAACTCAGCGTCTTCAATTTAAATTCTCCACCTACTGATTTCATTGGCTTTCCTTATCTTAAGCACCTTCTGCTGGAGGGCATTATGTTTATCAAGCAAAGCACTTTTTCTAGTTTGATTGAAAATTGTAGAATGCTTGAAACGTTGAAGCTTGTGAATTGGAGCGGGATGGATCATATTGTAATAGATACACCCAGTCTCCAAACCTTAATATTGAGTGGAGATTTTGAGTCTCTAGCTTTCAGAAATGTTCGCAGTCTTAAAAGTATATCACTGTGCTTGAAGACATTGCCGAAAAAACCACGAGTAGAAACAGTTGATGCAGTCAATCCTGCAAGTTCTTCTCAACTTCAGTCCATCGAGTTTGACGGTCACTTG TTCTTGGCTGCAGGTGACATCATAAGACCCCCGGTCACATTCATTCACCTACACGAACTTTGTTTAAGTAATCTGAATCTGAGTGATTTCGGTGTTTCCCGTTATCTTTTGTACATGATCGAATGTTGTCCCTACATTAAAAAGCTCGATATTGCA GTTTTGCCAGGTGAAAATGTTGGCCAGGACATGCTTGACTACAATTACAGCAACAAACTGGTTCACCTCCTTGAGGTCAATATTACGGGAATCACAGGAACAAGTGCGGAGCTCAAATTGGTCGAATACCTGTTTGCAGTTTCACCTGTACTCAAAAATCTGTTCTTCAAGTCTGGTTATATTGATATTGAGTCACAACTTAATATGTCACAATCGCTGATGAGATTCCCAAGAGCATCTGCAAAAGCGTCTCTTGTTTGTCTGAAGAAATAG